One genomic region from Terriglobus aquaticus encodes:
- a CDS encoding magnesium transporter MgtE N-terminal domain-containing protein — protein sequence MSAVHARRTTVATLLGRPVLRKDGSSAGRIAEFLFRGLQSTTHVYALVLTRNGRFRGSEAVTVRTEHLHLQADASMLVAEDYTPEPLVEDATSVLLERDVLDQQIIDVHGHKVVRVNDVDLVWECEDGRACDLRIAEVEVGMRGAMRRLLHGLPPAAVESVAHRFMPRVIPWEFVDLIDRDPARRVRLTVEQDRLSKMHPSDIADILEDLAPAERDAIFKSLDEEVAAEALEEIEPKLQRSLLEHMESSRVADIVEEMDPAAAADLLSELPEERSDAILRQMEPEERQDVEELLEFAEDVAAGMMTSDLVALPEGSTVASAVQALRDFEGDVETVTEIFITNAHGGLCGVVNLARLLLASADTPLREVQEERIHCCRVDMTAKQIAEQFDKYNLRSLAVVDEQGKLEGVIYAEHVIALLREER from the coding sequence GTGTCAGCAGTTCATGCACGGCGCACCACCGTAGCGACGCTGCTGGGCCGCCCCGTGCTGCGCAAGGACGGCAGCAGCGCCGGCCGGATCGCAGAGTTTCTGTTTCGCGGCCTGCAAAGCACCACGCATGTGTACGCCCTGGTGCTCACTCGCAACGGCCGGTTCCGCGGATCAGAAGCGGTTACGGTTCGGACGGAGCACCTGCACCTGCAAGCCGATGCGTCGATGCTCGTCGCAGAAGATTACACGCCGGAGCCGCTGGTGGAAGATGCCACAAGCGTGTTGCTGGAACGCGACGTGCTCGACCAACAGATCATTGACGTGCACGGCCACAAGGTGGTGCGCGTGAACGACGTGGACCTGGTGTGGGAGTGCGAAGACGGGCGGGCGTGTGACCTGCGCATCGCGGAGGTAGAGGTCGGCATGCGCGGCGCCATGCGCAGGCTCCTGCACGGTTTGCCGCCGGCCGCCGTGGAGTCGGTGGCGCATCGGTTTATGCCGCGCGTGATCCCGTGGGAGTTTGTCGACCTGATTGATCGCGACCCGGCGCGCCGCGTCCGGCTGACGGTGGAGCAGGACCGTTTGTCGAAGATGCACCCGTCGGACATCGCGGACATCCTGGAGGACTTGGCACCGGCAGAGCGCGATGCGATTTTCAAGTCGCTGGATGAAGAGGTTGCGGCCGAGGCGCTGGAGGAGATTGAGCCGAAGCTGCAGAGATCGCTGCTGGAGCACATGGAGTCCAGCCGCGTGGCCGACATTGTGGAGGAAATGGATCCGGCGGCAGCGGCGGATCTGCTCTCGGAGCTGCCGGAGGAGCGTTCGGACGCGATTCTGCGTCAGATGGAGCCGGAGGAACGGCAGGACGTAGAGGAACTGCTGGAGTTTGCGGAAGACGTGGCGGCCGGCATGATGACGAGCGACCTGGTAGCGCTTCCGGAAGGCTCTACCGTAGCCTCGGCTGTACAGGCGTTGCGCGACTTTGAAGGGGATGTGGAGACCGTTACTGAGATCTTCATCACGAACGCACACGGCGGTTTGTGTGGCGTGGTGAACCTGGCTCGCCTCCTGCTGGCCAGTGCCGATACTCCGCTGCGCGAGGTGCAGGAAGAGCGCATTCACTGTTGCCGCGTGGATATGACGGCGAAGCAGATCGCCGAGCAGTTCGACAAGTACAACCTGCGTTCCCTGGCGGTGGTGGACGAACAAGGCAAGCTGGAAGGCGTGATCTACGCTGAGCACGTGATCGCGCTGCTGCGGGAGGAGCGATAG
- a CDS encoding YajQ family cyclic di-GMP-binding protein, translating to MAQDNSFDVVSKVEVQEVKNAIDQAQKEVNARFDLKNSKSTMALEGQDVIQLASQDEYTLKAITEILQQKLVKRNVSLKNLEYEKVEPAANSSVRQKIKLKQGIPSEAAKKITALVKDSKKKAQASIQGDTVRIASKDRDTLQEVMALLRGKDFGVELQFTNYRSN from the coding sequence ATGGCACAGGACAACAGCTTCGACGTGGTCAGCAAGGTCGAAGTGCAGGAAGTGAAGAACGCCATCGATCAGGCACAGAAGGAAGTCAACGCCCGCTTCGACTTGAAGAACTCCAAGTCAACGATGGCTCTCGAAGGTCAGGACGTCATCCAGCTTGCTTCGCAAGACGAATACACGTTGAAGGCGATTACCGAAATCCTGCAGCAGAAGCTGGTCAAGCGCAATGTGTCGCTCAAGAACCTGGAGTACGAAAAGGTCGAGCCCGCAGCCAACAGCTCCGTTCGGCAGAAGATCAAGCTCAAGCAGGGCATTCCGTCCGAAGCCGCGAAGAAGATCACGGCCCTGGTCAAGGACTCCAAGAAGAAAGCACAAGCGTCCATCCAGGGCGACACCGTCCGCATCGCCTCGAAAGACCGCGACACGCTCCAGGAAGTCATGGCTTTGCTCCGGGGCAAAGACTTCGGTGTGGAACTTCAGTTCACCAATTACCGCAGCAATTAG
- a CDS encoding STAS domain-containing protein: MSMKVSTRQVDGVTILDLSGRITLGEGSVTLRDAIRDLVNKGEKHILVNLGDVSYLDSSGLGELVSAYTSVKNAGGELKLLNLTKKVHDLLQITKLYTVFDVKDDEASAVGSFSK; encoded by the coding sequence ATGAGCATGAAGGTAAGCACGCGCCAGGTGGACGGCGTAACCATTCTCGACCTGAGCGGCCGCATTACCCTCGGCGAAGGCAGTGTCACCCTGCGCGATGCCATCCGCGACCTCGTCAACAAGGGCGAAAAGCACATCCTGGTGAACCTCGGCGACGTGAGCTACCTCGATAGTTCGGGTCTCGGCGAACTTGTGAGCGCATACACCAGTGTGAAGAACGCAGGCGGCGAACTTAAGCTGCTGAACCTGACCAAGAAGGTCCACGACCTGCTGCAGATCACCAAGCTCTACACAGTGTTCGACGTCAAGGACGACGAAGCCAGCGCTGTTGGCTCCTTCTCCAAGTAG
- a CDS encoding LemA family protein — protein sequence MAQMLNGNTERGTMRKGTIAGLVVVVLLVLGVVLVGGSYVSARNSMAVKSNAVDEASSEIGIQLQRRADLIPNLVSTVKQYAKVETQIITAIAEARSGLLQAQTPNEKLAANDRLNTAILPLLRMQENYPDLKSNQQFLRLEDELSGTENRVAVARRRYNQAILDYNNTVTVFPNSVWAGIAGFQKKTGYFEADPASKAAPKVDFGS from the coding sequence ATGGCACAGATGCTGAACGGAAATACGGAGCGAGGAACGATGCGTAAGGGAACGATTGCAGGCCTTGTTGTAGTGGTACTGCTGGTGCTGGGCGTGGTTCTGGTGGGCGGCAGCTATGTGTCTGCCCGGAACAGCATGGCAGTGAAGAGCAACGCGGTCGACGAGGCGTCGAGCGAAATCGGGATTCAATTGCAGCGGCGTGCGGACCTGATTCCGAACCTGGTGAGCACGGTGAAGCAGTACGCCAAGGTAGAGACGCAGATCATTACGGCGATCGCGGAGGCGCGTTCGGGTTTGCTGCAGGCGCAGACGCCGAATGAGAAGCTGGCGGCCAACGACCGGCTGAACACGGCGATCCTGCCGTTGCTGCGGATGCAGGAGAACTATCCGGACCTGAAGAGCAACCAGCAGTTCCTACGGCTGGAAGACGAGCTGAGCGGGACGGAGAACCGGGTTGCGGTGGCGCGTCGACGCTATAACCAGGCGATCCTCGACTACAACAACACAGTTACGGTGTTTCCGAACAGCGTGTGGGCAGGAATCGCCGGATTCCAGAAGAAGACCGGTTACTTCGAAGCCGATCCCGCTTCGAAAGCCGCGCCCAAGGTGGACTTCGGGTCGTAA
- a CDS encoding CgeB family protein, translated as MRVLYVAHLSPNDSAEYRRLALERGGHTCIPVNQYGYGMKQVLLRKVEHRLVAGPEVRRFNRDLIALARQHRPDVLWCDKALFLQPATLDAFRAMGIPTISYMIDNFFGPRRDPGWRLYAKTIPLFDLHCTQRDANVPEYMAAGARDVIKIQTAFEPTIHFPAEKPYTDAQRDRGVSFIGTAYDQRAETLTRLAREGLPVAISGGPQHWKPKLSAEEFAALYREGELYRDQYRSAIWRSRINLSFLTHSNADEFVHKSFEIAACGGFLLAERSPGHTARFVEDEEAVFFHGYDELLAKVRRYLPDEAARNRIALAGQRRAWTSGYDNDTQVRLILERVAPLTRGRGAASHARDGEVYA; from the coding sequence GTGCGGGTTCTGTACGTGGCGCACTTGTCGCCCAACGATTCAGCGGAGTACCGCAGGCTTGCACTGGAACGTGGGGGGCATACGTGCATTCCGGTCAATCAATATGGCTACGGCATGAAGCAGGTTTTGCTCCGCAAAGTGGAGCATCGGCTGGTAGCAGGCCCGGAGGTGCGGCGGTTCAACCGTGACCTGATCGCGCTCGCGAGGCAGCACCGGCCCGATGTGCTGTGGTGCGACAAGGCGCTATTTCTGCAGCCCGCCACCCTGGACGCATTCCGCGCGATGGGCATTCCCACCATCAGCTACATGATCGACAACTTCTTCGGGCCGCGACGGGATCCGGGCTGGCGACTGTATGCGAAGACGATCCCGCTGTTCGATCTGCACTGCACCCAGCGCGACGCGAATGTGCCCGAGTACATGGCTGCAGGCGCTCGGGATGTGATCAAGATTCAAACCGCGTTTGAACCCACCATCCATTTCCCCGCGGAAAAGCCGTACACGGACGCGCAGAGGGATCGCGGTGTCTCGTTCATCGGAACGGCGTATGACCAGCGAGCGGAGACATTGACACGGCTGGCACGCGAGGGCTTGCCGGTGGCGATTAGCGGCGGGCCGCAGCATTGGAAGCCGAAGCTGAGCGCGGAGGAGTTTGCGGCTCTGTATCGTGAGGGCGAATTGTACCGGGATCAGTACCGGTCGGCGATCTGGCGATCCAGAATCAACCTGAGTTTTCTCACCCACAGCAACGCGGACGAGTTCGTGCACAAGAGCTTTGAGATCGCGGCTTGCGGCGGGTTTCTACTTGCGGAGCGCAGCCCCGGGCACACGGCACGGTTCGTAGAGGATGAGGAGGCCGTGTTCTTTCATGGCTACGACGAGCTGCTGGCAAAGGTGCGGCGATACCTGCCGGACGAGGCGGCGCGCAATCGCATTGCGCTGGCAGGACAGAGACGCGCGTGGACGAGTGGCTATGACAATGACACGCAGGTCAGGCTCATTCTGGAACGCGTGGCGCCGCTGACCCGAGGGCGCGGTGCGGCGTCACATGCACGGGATGGCGAGGTGTACGCGTGA
- a CDS encoding TatD family hydrolase, with translation MHIVDSHAHLDFQTLAGDLDGVLERALAADVRTILAVGIGDGPDTMHRARDLAASFSGNTKAPRIVASAGIHPQEANAATPQALAKLRELAADPLVVAIGEIGLDYYHADNPDISVQQDAFLAQLDIARYVRKPILIHCRTSELATPQAKARFGTADAAEDLFRLIEQHWTPHNIGGVMHCFSGTAAQARRSLDLGFHVSFAGNSTYPRFPFIREAIQVVPLDRMLVETDSPFLAPVPHKGERNEPARTRITAEFVAKERAISIEELAAATTANFNRLFALDE, from the coding sequence ATGCATATCGTCGACTCGCACGCTCATCTCGACTTCCAGACCCTCGCCGGAGACCTCGACGGCGTTCTCGAACGGGCCCTCGCTGCGGACGTCCGCACCATCCTGGCTGTCGGCATCGGCGACGGCCCCGACACGATGCATCGCGCCCGCGACCTCGCCGCTAGTTTCAGCGGTAACACAAAGGCACCCCGCATCGTCGCCAGCGCAGGCATCCACCCCCAGGAAGCCAACGCTGCCACGCCCCAAGCGCTGGCCAAGCTGCGCGAACTCGCTGCCGATCCGCTCGTCGTCGCCATCGGCGAGATCGGCCTCGACTACTACCACGCCGACAACCCGGACATCTCCGTTCAGCAAGACGCCTTCCTCGCCCAGCTCGACATCGCGCGTTACGTACGCAAGCCGATCCTCATCCACTGCCGCACCAGCGAGCTTGCAACGCCGCAGGCGAAGGCGCGCTTCGGCACGGCTGACGCCGCCGAAGACCTCTTCCGCCTCATCGAGCAGCACTGGACACCGCACAACATCGGCGGCGTCATGCACTGCTTCAGCGGAACCGCCGCGCAGGCTCGGCGCTCGCTCGATCTGGGCTTTCACGTCTCCTTCGCCGGTAACAGCACCTACCCGCGCTTCCCCTTTATCCGCGAAGCCATTCAAGTCGTCCCGCTAGACCGCATGCTGGTCGAGACCGACTCGCCATTCCTCGCGCCGGTACCGCACAAGGGAGAGCGCAACGAACCGGCACGCACCCGCATCACCGCCGAGTTTGTCGCAAAAGAGCGCGCCATTTCTATCGAAGAGCTCGCCGCCGCGACCACCGCCAATTTCAACCGACTCTTCGCGCTCGACGAATAG
- a CDS encoding polyprenyl synthetase family protein yields the protein MSPLSIASAAEVEHLLHDDLQAVEQEFARQSQSQVEVITEIGDYLLAGGGKRIRPLLLLLSAKSLGFDGESRIRMGAVVEMLHTATLVHDDIIDNATTRRGRPSTNAKWGNSKCVLAGDWLYMQSFQTALRERNFHVLDLLITLTQQMVEGELLQTEKLGHLINEEEYFDLIYRKTACLFKVSMQLGAALAGSEDVIEQRLGEYGRNLGIAFQIVDDVLDLTATTAKLGKPAASDLREGKATLAVIHALERGTGAERECIRTVLNDRGFDRVTHATILDILKRHGSIAYAMDAARAYAEAARQSIAEMPRSAAQRALLWVPGFVVNREN from the coding sequence GTGTCGCCTTTGTCCATTGCGAGTGCCGCTGAAGTGGAGCACCTGCTCCATGACGATCTACAGGCTGTAGAGCAGGAGTTCGCTCGGCAGTCCCAATCGCAGGTGGAAGTCATTACCGAAATTGGCGACTATCTGCTGGCTGGCGGTGGCAAACGCATCCGCCCCCTGCTTCTGCTGCTTTCTGCCAAGAGCCTTGGCTTCGACGGTGAAAGCCGCATCCGCATGGGCGCGGTAGTGGAGATGCTGCACACCGCGACGCTGGTCCACGACGACATCATCGACAATGCCACCACGCGCCGCGGCCGCCCGAGCACCAACGCAAAGTGGGGGAATTCCAAATGCGTGCTCGCCGGCGATTGGCTCTACATGCAGAGCTTCCAGACGGCTCTGCGCGAGCGCAATTTTCACGTTCTCGACCTGCTCATCACTCTGACGCAGCAGATGGTTGAAGGCGAACTGCTGCAGACCGAAAAGCTCGGCCACCTGATCAACGAGGAAGAATACTTCGACCTCATCTATCGCAAGACCGCCTGCCTGTTCAAGGTGAGCATGCAGCTTGGCGCCGCGCTCGCCGGCTCAGAGGATGTGATCGAGCAGCGACTTGGCGAGTACGGCCGTAACCTCGGTATCGCCTTCCAGATTGTGGATGATGTTCTGGACCTGACAGCGACCACGGCCAAGCTGGGCAAGCCGGCCGCCAGCGATCTTCGCGAGGGTAAGGCTACCCTGGCGGTCATTCACGCGCTGGAGCGTGGCACGGGTGCAGAACGCGAATGCATCCGGACGGTGCTCAACGATCGCGGCTTCGATCGCGTCACGCACGCTACCATTCTGGACATCCTGAAGCGTCACGGGTCCATCGCCTATGCCATGGACGCTGCACGCGCCTATGCCGAGGCAGCTCGGCAGTCCATCGCAGAGATGCCACGCTCAGCCGCCCAGCGCGCCCTGCTCTGGGTTCCCGGCTTTGTAGTCAATCGCGAAAACTAG
- a CDS encoding ATP-binding protein translates to MNESLNGSVDGSEGRSLAGRIELTLPSTLATVDRMEQEAERFATEHGFGEDDAANIAMAAREAAVNAVMHGNSYSSDKQVHVQLTSDQAALTLSIQDEGAGFNAALLPDPLLPENILRSSGRGIFLMRALMDEVNFRQLNPGTELVMTKRRQPTS, encoded by the coding sequence ATGAACGAATCCCTGAACGGTTCCGTAGACGGCTCGGAAGGCCGTTCCCTCGCAGGCCGGATCGAGCTCACGCTGCCTTCAACCCTGGCCACGGTCGACCGCATGGAGCAGGAAGCGGAACGCTTCGCCACGGAACACGGCTTCGGCGAAGACGACGCCGCCAACATCGCCATGGCCGCCCGCGAGGCCGCCGTAAATGCTGTCATGCACGGCAACAGCTACAGCAGCGACAAACAGGTGCACGTGCAGCTCACGTCTGATCAGGCGGCTCTCACCCTCTCCATCCAGGACGAAGGTGCCGGTTTCAACGCAGCTCTTCTGCCGGACCCACTCCTGCCGGAAAACATCCTGCGCAGCTCGGGCCGGGGCATCTTCCTCATGCGTGCTCTCATGGATGAGGTAAACTTTCGCCAATTGAACCCCGGCACGGAGCTGGTGATGACCAAGCGCCGGCAGCCGACATCGTAG
- a CDS encoding Nramp family divalent metal transporter, with product MSLWRSWRGRILFFLAALGPGFITANVDNDAGGIFTYSQAGAQYGYSLLWTMIPITLALIVVQEMCARMGAVTGKGLSDLIREEFGLRVTAVCMLLLVVVNFTNVVTEFAGIAGSMQLFHVSKFISVPIGALLVWALVVRGDYKSVEKIFLFASVVYLAYIVAGVLGRPDWHEALVQTVKLPPRSAWRDHAYLYSTIAVIGTTITPWMQFYLQSSIVEKGVTVRQFKASRLDVIIGSIFTDVVAWFIVVVCAATLFVHGVRNIGVPADAAEAMRPIAGDYAFLLFAAGLLNASLFAASILPLTTAYTVCEGLGFESGLDRSWKQAPIFYWFYTLLLALGAGVVLLPRFNIVSMAILSQVLNGLLLPVILYFMLKLVNDKELMGEHTNSRWFNAVAWGTAVIVIVLSTALVWNTVRGG from the coding sequence GTGAGCCTGTGGCGCAGTTGGCGCGGCCGCATCCTGTTCTTCCTCGCGGCGCTGGGGCCTGGGTTCATCACCGCCAACGTGGACAACGACGCGGGTGGCATCTTTACGTACTCTCAGGCGGGTGCGCAGTACGGTTACTCGCTGCTGTGGACGATGATTCCGATCACGCTGGCGCTGATCGTGGTGCAGGAGATGTGCGCGCGCATGGGCGCGGTGACGGGCAAGGGACTGAGCGACCTGATCCGCGAAGAGTTCGGGTTGCGCGTGACTGCGGTCTGCATGCTGCTGCTGGTCGTGGTGAACTTCACGAACGTGGTGACCGAGTTCGCGGGCATTGCCGGATCGATGCAGCTCTTTCATGTGTCGAAATTCATCAGCGTACCGATCGGAGCGCTGCTGGTGTGGGCGCTGGTGGTGCGCGGCGACTACAAGAGTGTGGAAAAGATCTTCCTGTTTGCCAGCGTGGTGTACCTGGCCTACATCGTTGCTGGTGTGCTGGGGCGCCCCGACTGGCACGAAGCCCTGGTGCAGACAGTGAAGCTGCCGCCGCGCTCGGCATGGCGCGACCACGCATACCTGTACTCCACCATCGCGGTGATTGGCACGACGATCACGCCGTGGATGCAGTTTTATCTGCAGTCCTCGATCGTGGAGAAGGGCGTAACGGTGCGGCAGTTCAAGGCGTCGCGACTGGACGTGATCATCGGGTCCATCTTCACCGACGTGGTGGCGTGGTTCATCGTGGTGGTGTGCGCGGCGACGCTGTTCGTCCATGGCGTACGCAACATCGGCGTGCCGGCGGATGCGGCAGAGGCGATGCGCCCCATTGCGGGGGATTACGCATTTCTGCTGTTCGCGGCGGGGCTGCTGAACGCTTCGTTGTTTGCGGCGTCCATCCTGCCGCTGACCACGGCCTATACAGTGTGTGAGGGGCTGGGCTTTGAAAGCGGTCTAGACCGAAGCTGGAAGCAGGCACCGATCTTCTACTGGTTCTACACGCTGCTGCTGGCCTTGGGAGCAGGGGTGGTGCTGCTGCCCCGCTTCAACATTGTGAGCATGGCGATCTTGTCGCAGGTGCTGAACGGATTGCTGCTGCCGGTGATCCTGTACTTCATGTTGAAGCTGGTGAACGACAAGGAGCTGATGGGCGAACACACCAACTCGCGATGGTTCAACGCAGTCGCGTGGGGAACGGCAGTGATCGTGATTGTTCTATCGACGGCCCTGGTGTGGAACACGGTCCGGGGTGGGTGA